A single window of Pogoniulus pusillus isolate bPogPus1 chromosome 11, bPogPus1.pri, whole genome shotgun sequence DNA harbors:
- the LOC135179389 gene encoding myosin heavy chain, skeletal muscle, adult-like isoform X1: MASGDAEMAVFGEAAPYLRKSEKERIEAQNKPFDAKTSVFVAHPKESFVKGTIQSKESGKVTVKTEKGETLTVKEDQVFSMNPPKYDKIEDMAMMTHLHEPAVLYNLKERYAAWMIYTYSGLFCVTVNPYKWLPVYNPEVVLAYRGKKRQEAPPHIFSISDNAYQFMLTDRENQSILITGESGAGKTVNTKRVIQYFATIAASGDKKKEEQQPTGKMQVIMTTLQGTLEDQIISANPLLEAFGNAKTVRNDNSSRFGKFIRIHFGATGKLASADIETYLLEKSRVTFQLKAERSYHIFYQIMSNKKPELIDMLLITTNPYDFQFVSQGEITVPSIDDQEELMATDSAIDILGFSADEKVAIYKLTGAVMHYGNLKFKQKQREEQAEPDGTEVADKAAYLMGLNSAELLKALCYPRVKVGNEYVTKGQNVTQVNNAVGALAKAVYEKMFLWMVVRINQQLDTKQPRQYFIGVLDIAGFEIFDFNSFEQLCINFTNEKLQQFFNHHMFVLEQEEYKKEGIEWTFIDFGMDLAACIELIEKPMGIFSILEEECMFPKATDTSFKNKLYDQHLGKSSNFQKPKPAKGKAEAHFSLVHYAGTVDYNITGWLEKNKDPLNETVIGLYQKSSVKTLALLFANYGGADAGQPSEKYAGGGGKKGAKKKGSSFQTVSALFRENLNKLMTNLRSTHPHFVRCIIPNETKTPGAMEHELVLHQLRCNGVLEGIRICRKGFPSRVLYADFKQRYKVLNASAIPEGQFIDSKKASEKLLGSIDVDHTQYKFGHTKVFFKAGLLGLLEEMRDEKLAQLITRTQAMCRGFLARVAYQKMVERRESIFCIQYNIRAFMNVKHWPWMKLFFKIKPLLKSAESEKEMANMKQEFEKTKEELAKSEAKRKELEEKMVALVKEKNDLQLQVQAEADSLADAEERCDQLIKTKIQLEAKVKEITERAEEEEEINAELTAKKRKLEDECSELKKDIDDLELTLAKVEKEKHATENKVKNLTEEMAALDETIVKLTKEKKALQEAHQQTLDDLQAEEDKVNTLTKAKIKLEQQVDDLEGSLEQEKKLRMDLERAKRKLEGDLKLAQDSIMDLENDKQQLDEKLKKKDFEISQIQSKIEDEQALGMQFQKKIKELQARIEELEEEIEAERTSRAKAEKHRADLSRELEEISERLEEAGGATSAQIEMNKKREAEFQKMRRDLEEATLQHEATAAALRKKHADSTAELGEQIDNLQRVKQKLEKEKSELKMEVDDLASNMESVSKAKANLEKMCRTLEDQLSELKTKEEEHQRMINDLNAQRARLQTEAGEYSRQVEEKDALISQLSRGKQAFTQQIEELKRHLEEEIKAKNALAHALQSARHDCDLLREQYEEEQEAKGELQRALSKANSEVAQWRTKYETDAIQRTEELEEAKKKLAQRLQEAEEHVEAVNAKCASLEKTKQRLQNEVEDLMIDVERSNAACAALDKKQRNFDKILAEWKQKYEETQAELEASQKESRSLSTELFKMKNAYEESLDHLETLKRENKNLQQEISDLTEQIAEGGKAIHELEKVKKQIEQEKSELQASLEEAEASLEHEEGKILRLQLELNQVKAEIDRKIAEKDEEIDQMKRNHLRIVESLQSSLDAEIRSRNEALRLKKKMEGDLNEMEIQLSHANRVAAEAQKNLRNTQAVLKDTQIHLDDALRTQEDLKEQVAMVERRANLLQAEIEELRAALEQTERSRKLAEQELLDATERVQLLHTQNTSLINTKKKLETDIAQIQGEMEDTIQEARNAEEKAKKAITDAAMMAEELKKEQDTSAHLERMKKNLDQTVKDLQHRLDEAEQLALKGGRKQIQKLEARVRELEGEVDAEQKRSAEAVKGVRKYERRVKELTYQSEEDRKNILRLQDLVDKLQMKVKSYKRQSEEAEELSNVNLSKFRKIQHELEEAEERADIAESQVNKLRAKSREFHRRIEEEE; the protein is encoded by the exons ATGGCCTCTGGAGATGCCGAGATGGCTGTTTTTGGGGAGGCAGCTCCCTACCTCCGCAAGTCAGAGAAGGAGAGAATTGAGGCCCAGAACAAGCCCTTTGATGCCAAAACGTCTGTCTTCGTGGCTCATCCTAAAGAGTCCTTTGTGAAAGGGACAATCCAGAGCAAAGAATCAGGGAAGGTCACCGTCAAGACTGAAAAAGGAGAG ACCCTGACTGTGAAGGAAGATCAGGTCTTCTCCATGAACCCTCCCAAGTATGACAAGATCGAGGACATGGCCATGATGACCCACCTGCACgaacctgctgtgctgtacAACCTCAAAGAGCGTTATGCAGCCTGGATGATCTAC ACCTATTCGGGTCTCTTCTGTGTCACTGTCAACCCCTACAAGTGGCTGCCGGTGTACAACCCGGAGGTGGTGTTGGCCTACCGAGGCAAGAAGCGCCAGGAGGCTCCTCCACACATCTTCTCCATCTCTGACAACGCCTATCAGTTCATGCTGACTG ATCGGGAGAACCAGTCCATCCTCATCAC tggagaATCCGGTGCAGGGAAGACTGTGAACACCAAGAGAGTCATCCAGTACTTTGCAACAATTGCAGCCAGTGGGGacaagaagaaggaggagcagcagccaacaGGCAAGATGCAGGTGA TAATGACCACCCTGCAGGGCACGCTTGAGGATCAAATCATCAGCGCCAACCCACTGCTGGAGGCCTTTGGAAACGCCAAGACCGTGAGGAACGACAACTCCTCACGCTTT GGCAAATTCATCAGAATCCACTTTGGAGCTACAGGCAAACTGGCTTCTGCTGACATTGAAACTT ATCTGTTGGAGAAGTCCAGAGTCACTTTCCAGCTCAAAGCAGAACGAAGCTACCACATATTCTACCAGATCATGTCCAACAAGAAGCCAGAGCTAATTG ACATGCTCCTCATTACCACCAACCCTTATGATTTCCAGTTCGTGAGCCAAGGTGAAATCACTGTTCCCAGCATTGATGACCAGGAGGAGCTGATGGCTACAGAT AGTGCCATTGACATCCTGGGCTTCAGTGCAGATGAAAAGGTGGCCATCTACAAGCTGACAGGGGCTGTCATGCACTATGGGAACCTGAAGTTCAAGCAGAAACAAcgagaggagcaggcagagcctgatGGCACAGAAG tggctgacaaggcTGCCTACCTGATGGGCCTgaactcagctgagctgctcaaggccctctGCTATCCCCGAGTCAAGGTCGGGAATGAATATGTGACCAAAGGTCAAAATGTGACACAG GTGAACAATGCAGTTGGTGCCCTGGCCAAAGCTGTCTATGAGAAGATGTTCCTGTGGATGGTTGTTCGCATCAACCAGCAGCTGGACACCAAGCAGCCCAGGCAGTACTTCATTGGTGTGCTGGACATTGCTGGCTTCGAGATCTTTGAT TTCAACAGCtttgagcagctctgcatcaacTTCACCAATGAGAAACTGCAACAGTTTTTCAACCACCACATGTtcgtgctggagcaggaggagtaCAAGAAGGAAGGGATTGAGTGGACATTCATTGACTTTGGGATGGACCTGGCTGCCTGCATTGAGCTCATTGAGAAG CCCATGGGCATCTTCTCCATCCTGGAAGAGGAGTGCATGTTCCCCAAGGCAACTGACACCTCTTTCAAGAACAAGCTCTATGACCAGCATCTGGGCAAGTCCAGCAATTTCCAGAAGCCCAAACCTGCCAAAGGCAAGGCTGAGGCTCACTTCTCCCTGGTGCACTACGCTGGCACTGTGGACTACAATATCACTGGCTGGCTGGAGAAGAACAAGGACCCCCTGAATGAAACTGTCATTGGGTTGTACCAGAAATCCTCTGTGAAGACACTGGCCTTGCTCTTTGCCAACTACGGTGGAGCAGATGCAGGTCAGCCCTCAGAGAAAT atgctggtggtggtgggaaaAAGGGTGCTAAGAAGAAGGGTTCCTCTTTCCAGACTGTCTCAGCTCTTTTCCGG GAGAATCTCAACAAGCTGATGACCAACCTGCGGAGCACTCACCCCCACTTTGTCCGTTGCATCAtcccaaatgaaacaaaaacacCTG GTGCCATGGAGCATGAGCTGGTTCTGCACCAGCTGCGCTGTAACGGCGTGCTGGAAGGGATCCGAATCTGCAGAAAGGGATTCCCCAGCAGAGTCCTCTATGCTGACTTCAAACAGAG GTACAAGGTGCTTAATGCCAGTGCCATCCCAGAGGGACAGTTCATTGACAGCAAGAAGGCTTCTGAGAAGCTTCTTGGGTCAATCGATGTGGACCATACCCAGTACAAATTTGGCCACACCAAG GTGTTCTTcaaagctgggctgctgggactCCTGGAGGAGATGAGGGATGAGAAGCTGGCACAGCTCATCACCCGCACACAGGCCATGTGCAGAGGCTTCCTGGCAAGAGTGGCATACCAGAAAATGGTGGAGAGAAG GGAGTCCATCTTCTGCATCCAGTACAACATCCGTGCATTCATGAATGTCAAGCACTGGCCCTGGATGAAGCTGTTCTTCAAGATCAAGCCCTTGCTGAAGAGTGCAGAATCTGAGAAGGAGATGGCCAACATGAAGCAAGAGTTTGAGAAAACCAAGGAGGAGCTTGCAAAGTCTGAAGCCAAGAGAAAAGAGCTGGAGGAGAAAATGGTGGCCCTGGTGAAGGAGAAAAATGATCTGCAGCTGCAAGTGCAGGCT GAAGCAGACAGCTTGGCCGACGCTGAGGAGAGATGTGACCAGCTCATCAAAACCAAAATCCAGCTGGAGGCCAAAGTAAAAGAAATTACTGAaagggctgaggaggaagaagaaattaatGCTGAGCTGACAGCCAAGAAGAGAAAACTGGAGGATGAATGCTCAGAGCTGAAGAAAGATATTGATGACCTTGAGCTAACACTGGCCAAggtggagaaggaaaagcatGCCACTGAGAACAAG GTGAAAAACCTCACAGAGGAGATGGCAGCTCTGGATGAAACCATTGTGAAGCtgacaaaagagaagaaagctctCCAAGAGGCTCATCAGCAGACACTGGAtgacctgcaggcagaggaggacaaaGTCAACACTCTGACCAAAGCTAAAATCAAACTGGAGCAGCAAGTGGATGAT CTGGAAGGGTCCCTGGAGCAAGAGAAGAAACTGCGCATGGACCTGGAGAGAGCCAAGAGGAAACTGGAAGGAGACCTGAAGCTGGCTCAAGACAGCATCATGGATCTGGAAAATGATAAGCAgcagctggatgagaagctgaagaa GAAAGACTTTGAGATCAGCCAGATCCAGAGCAAAATCGAGgatgagcaagccctgggcatGCAATTCCAGAAGAAGatcaaggagctgcag GCTCGCATTGAGGAACTGGAGGAAGAAATTGAGGCCGAGCGAACGTCTCGGGCAAAAGCAGAGAAGCATCGAGCTGACCTCTCACgggagctggaggagatcaGTGAGCGCCTGGAAGAGGCAGGGGGAGCTACATCAGCTCAGATTGAGATGAACAAGAAGCGAGAGGCAGAGTTCCAGAAGATGCGTCGTGACCTGGAAGAGGCCACGCTGCAGCACGAGGCCACGGCTGCCGCCCTGCGCAAGAAGCACGCggacagcactgctgagcttgGGGAGCAGATCGACAACCTGCAGAGAGTGaagcagaagctggagaaggagaagagtgaGCTCAAGATGGAGGTTGATGACCTGGCCAGTAACATGGAGTCCGTCTCCAAAGCCAAG GCAAACCTGGAGAAGATGTGCCGCACCCTGGAGGATCAGCTGAGCGAGTTGAAGACTAAAGAGGAGGAGCATCAGCGCATGATCAATGACCTCAATGCTCAAAGAGCTCGGCTGCAGACTGAAGCAG GTGAATATTCACGCCAGGTGGAAGAAAAGGATGCTTTGATATCACAGCTGTCCAGAGGCAAACAGGCATTTACTCAACAGATTGAGGAACTAAAGAGACAtttggaagaagaaataaag GCCAAGAATGCCCTGGCCCACGCCTTGCAGTCTGCTCGCCACGACTGTGACCTGCTGCGGGAGCAGtatgaggaggagcaggaagccaagggggagctgcagagggccctGTCCAAGGCCAACAGCGAAGTGGCCCAGTGGAGAACCAAATACGAGACGGACGCCATTCAGCGCacggaggagctggaggaggccaA GAAGAAGCTGGCACAGcgcctgcaggaggcagaggaacaTGTTGAAGCTGTCAATGCCAAATGTGCCTCCCTGGAAAAGacaaagcagaggctgcagaatgaAGTGGAGGACCTGATGATTGACGTGGAGAGATCaaatgctgcctgtgcagctctggacaAGAAGCAGAGGAACTTTGACAAG ATCCTGGCAGAATGGAAGCAGAAGTATGAGGAAACgcaggctgagctggaagcCTCCCAGAAGGAGTCTCGCTCTCTCAGCACGGAGCTCTTCAAGATGAAGAATGCCTATGAGGAGTCCTTGGACCACCTGGAAACGCTCAAGCGGGAGAACAAGAACCTGCAGC AGGAGATTTCTGACCTGACAGAGCAGATTgcagagggaggaaaggcaaTTCATGAGCTGGAGAAGGTCAAGAAGCAGATTGAGCAGGAGAAATCTGAGCTCCAAGCCTCCTTGGAAGAAGCTGAG gcctcCCTGGAACATGAAGAGGGGAAGATCCTGCGCCTCCAGCTTGAGCTCAACCAGGTGAAGGCTGAGATTGACAGGAAGATAGCAGAGAAAGATGAGGAGATTGACCAGATGAAGAGGAACCACCTCAGGATTGTGGAGTccttgcagagcagcctggatgCTGAGATCAGGAGCAGGAATGAAGCCCTGCGCCTGAAGAAGAAGATGGAAGGAGACCTGAATGAGATGGAGATCCAGCTGAGCCATGCCAACCGTGtggctgcagaggcacagaagAACCTGAGGAACAcacaggctgtgctcaag GATACCCAGATACACTTGGATGATGCTCTCAGGACTCAGGAGGACCTGAAGGAGCAGGTGGCCATGGTGGAGCGCAGAGCaaacctgctgcaggctgagattgaggagctcagggcagccctggagcaAACAGAGCGCTCGAGGAAACTGGCTGAGCAGGAGCTCCTGGATGCCACAGAACGTGTGCAGCTGCTCCACACCCAG AACACCAGCTTGATCAACACCAAGAAGAAGCTGGAGACAGACATTGCCCAAATCCAGGGTGAAATGGAGGATACGATCCAGGAAGCTCGCAATGCTGAAGAGAaggccaagaaggccatcaCTGAC GCAGCCATGATGGCAGAAGAGCTGAAGAAAGAGCAGGACACCAGTGCCCACCTGGAGAGGATGAAGAAGAACCTGGACCAGACAGTGAAGGACCTGCAGCACcgtctggatgaggctgagcagctggccctgaagggaggcaggaAGCAGATCCAGAAGCTGGAGGCCAGG GTGCGGGAGCTGGAAGGGGAGGTGGATGCTGAGCAGAAGCGCAGCGCTGAAGCCGTGAAGGGTGTGCGCAAGTACGAGCGGAGGGTGAAGGAGCTGACCTACCAG tctGAGGAAGACAGGAAGAATATTCTGAGGCTGCAGGATCTGGTGGACAAGCTGCAAATGAAGGTGAAGTCCTACAAGAGACAATCTGAAGAGGCT gaggagctctccaACGTCAACCTCTCCAAGTTCCGCAAGATCCAGCACGAGCTGGAGGAGGCCGAGGAGCGAGCTGACATTGCGGAGTCGCAGGTCAACAAGCTGCGGGCCAAGAGCCGCGAGTTCCACAGGAGGATAGAAGAGGAAGAGTGA